In the genome of Candidatus Melainabacteria bacterium, the window AACACCACACAGTGCAATCCTTTCAGCAGTTATATTTAATGCAATTATAATTCCAATGCTTATTCCACTAGCACTTAAAGGAGTTTATTTTAAAGCAGTAAAAGCAGAAAAGTTATTGTCTAATAATTTACTGATTTATGGAGCTGGTGGATTGTTCCTGCCATTTATAGTAATCAAATTATTAGATTTGTTACTTGTGTTCTTTCATTTAGTATGAAGGAGTAGAGAATAAAGATGCAAGAAATAAAAAGAGGATTAATAATATTTTTACTACTTACCATTTTAACTGGATTAATTTATCCGTTTTTAATTACTGGCATTGCACAATTGATATGGCCCTATAAAGCAAATGGGAGCTTGATTACAAAGGATGGCCATATAGTAGGTTCAAAACTAATTGGTCAAAAATTTTTAAGTCCAAGATATTTTCATGGTCGTCCTTCAAGTATCGATTACAAAGGAGATATCTCTGGTAGTAGTAACTTAGGACCAACAAGTAAAAAACTTTTAGAAGAAGTACAAAAGCAAATAAATAAAGTAAGAGAAGAAAACATGTTGCTGAATGATTTACTTATACCTCCTGACATTGTACTTTCTTCAGCAAGTGGGCTTGATCCTCATATAAGCCAAGAAGCAGCTTTTCTGCAAGCATTGAGAGTTGCAAAAGCTCGAGGTATTCCTGTAGAAAAAGTTCAGGAATTAATTTACAAAAACACAGAGCTGCCACAGTTTAAAATTTTTGATAAACCAAAAGTAAATGTGCTTACTCTTAATTTAGATTTGGAGTTACTGTTGAGTATGTTACAATGAAAACATTGTGAAGCTCATGTTAATTAGTTTTTTTGCTGCATTAGTGATAGTGTTAGTATCCAATATACATTCTAGAGCTTTTGAGCTGGGATCTATAGAGTTAAGAGAGGGTACTTATCAAGGAAAATTTTCTTATTTGCCTAAAGAAGCAAATAAGAAAAAGAGGTTTGAGAAAACATCCTCTGTGTTTGTAATCTCAGATATTTCCATAGTAGGATATGCATTTCTGGATAATTCTGACTTCCCATTTGCATTTTCCAATTTAGAGCAAATAAATCGTATAAAGTCATTTAATCCATGTAAAGGTTTTGATGAATTCAATCAACGTTTTTCTGCTATAAGCAGTTCTAAATTAAAAGTTTTATTAACTGATAATGGCAAAGTAGTAGGCAAGGGAATAGCCAAGCATATAAAAAAAGACGACACAAGTAAGCAAAGCAAGTTTCAAGGATCATATATTTTCAACGATGGTAAGATTTATAAAATACTAAGTATAGCTAGCGATGGTTCTATTATTATTCTTAGTACATCTACTTCTGAAGCTATTTGCACAGTAGGAGGATATGGAACCATTGATAACGATGGAAATATGGAAATAAATATATCTATCCCAGAATCATCATTTACAAGAACAGCAAAACTTACTAAGATCAATGAATCACAATATGAACTAACTACTGAATCATCTAGCAGCTCAACAATCTTTACAAAAATATAATTTTTTTTCTAGTGAAGTCATCATGTGTTATCTGTACTTCTAGCCTTAAATTTAAAAATGTTAACTAATATAAAGCATAAGAAAAAATTATTTAGAGAAACCAATATAATATGTAAC includes:
- the kdpC gene encoding potassium-transporting ATPase subunit KdpC, with amino-acid sequence MQEIKRGLIIFLLLTILTGLIYPFLITGIAQLIWPYKANGSLITKDGHIVGSKLIGQKFLSPRYFHGRPSSIDYKGDISGSSNLGPTSKKLLEEVQKQINKVREENMLLNDLLIPPDIVLSSASGLDPHISQEAAFLQALRVAKARGIPVEKVQELIYKNTELPQFKIFDKPKVNVLTLNLDLELLLSMLQ